A region of Salinibacter sp. 10B DNA encodes the following proteins:
- a CDS encoding nitronate monooxygenase has product MSRDTLDPSSLPSIIQGGMGIGVSSWRLARHVAQRGEIGVVSGTAIDSVIIRELQDGDPNDRRHVLRTYPDEDIVDHLLDRFYRPQGRDEQEPYDLLPIHQFNPKVKSQRILAAATYTEVRMACEGHDGLVGLNLMAELKRYSLPCLYGAMLAGVDLAFIGAGIPLDEAKQIPKLAAGEPAQLRLDVDTTQLDDPDGPYTYDLDPADLLDAPPSLDRPSFFPIISSDALARIMDAKLPDEHIDGWVVEGPVAGGHNAPPRNKQYEDDDTPIYDEKDVADLDRIRGLGKPFYLAGGYGSPEGLQFAHDVGATGIQVGSLFSLTDESGYPDDMTRKLIRGLHSGNVTVRTDGRVSPTGFPFKVLTLSGTLAEEDRAQQRSRICDLGYLRTPYVDEKGRLLGRCPAEPVDDYLRKGGDEADTDGRSCLCNALMANIGLPQYRNDYTELPLYTGGDALLNLPLGSVETPQYDADDVLDYLYGNRPTLYDTVGTASAKVS; this is encoded by the coding sequence ATGTCCCGCGACACTCTCGATCCCTCTTCTCTTCCTTCCATCATCCAGGGCGGCATGGGCATCGGCGTCTCCTCCTGGCGCCTGGCCCGGCACGTGGCCCAGCGCGGCGAGATCGGCGTCGTGTCCGGCACCGCCATCGATTCGGTGATCATCCGTGAGCTGCAGGACGGCGATCCAAATGACCGGCGCCATGTGCTTCGCACGTATCCGGATGAGGACATTGTTGATCATCTGCTCGACCGCTTCTACCGGCCCCAGGGGCGGGACGAGCAAGAGCCGTACGACCTCCTCCCCATCCACCAGTTCAACCCTAAGGTGAAGTCGCAGCGTATCCTGGCCGCAGCCACGTACACCGAGGTACGCATGGCATGCGAGGGGCACGACGGCCTCGTGGGCCTGAACTTGATGGCTGAGCTTAAGCGGTACTCGCTTCCCTGCCTCTACGGCGCCATGCTCGCAGGCGTGGACCTTGCCTTCATTGGGGCGGGCATTCCTCTCGACGAAGCGAAGCAAATTCCGAAGCTGGCGGCGGGAGAGCCGGCACAGCTACGACTGGATGTGGATACCACTCAGCTCGACGATCCCGACGGGCCGTATACCTACGATCTTGATCCTGCCGACCTCTTAGACGCTCCGCCTTCTCTGGATCGTCCCTCCTTTTTCCCTATCATCTCGTCGGATGCCTTGGCCCGGATCATGGATGCCAAGCTGCCGGACGAGCACATCGACGGCTGGGTGGTAGAGGGGCCGGTCGCCGGGGGACACAACGCTCCCCCTCGCAACAAGCAATACGAGGACGACGACACCCCCATCTACGACGAGAAAGATGTGGCGGACCTCGATCGCATCCGCGGCCTGGGCAAGCCTTTCTACCTGGCAGGCGGATACGGCTCCCCGGAGGGCCTCCAGTTTGCCCACGACGTGGGTGCTACCGGAATCCAGGTCGGATCTCTTTTTTCCCTTACCGACGAATCGGGCTATCCCGACGATATGACGCGGAAGCTCATTCGCGGCCTCCATTCCGGAAATGTCACCGTACGCACGGACGGACGGGTGTCCCCCACGGGCTTTCCCTTCAAGGTGCTCACCCTCTCGGGCACACTCGCCGAGGAGGATCGGGCCCAGCAGCGGTCGCGCATCTGCGATCTCGGGTACCTAAGGACCCCCTACGTTGACGAAAAAGGGCGCCTCCTGGGCCGTTGCCCGGCCGAACCGGTGGACGACTACCTGCGAAAAGGGGGCGATGAAGCCGACACAGACGGCCGGAGTTGTCTCTGCAATGCCCTTATGGCGAACATCGGACTTCCTCAGTACCGCAACGATTACACCGAGCTCCCCCTTTACACCGGCGGCGATGCCCTTCTCAATCTCCCGCTGGGCTCAGTAGAAACACCGCAGTACGACGCCGACGACGTGCTCGATTACCTGTACGGCAATCGGCCGACTCTATACGACACCGTTGGAACGGCCTCGGCGAAGGTGTCGTGA
- a CDS encoding Rrf2 family transcriptional regulator — translation MLSKSCEYGLRASLYLASLEQEGYVSIGTISEELDISFPFLTKIFQKLNDAGLLDSRRGPNGGVALTLPAEEITLYEIVVAIDGDDLFEECVLGLPGCGEAEPCPLHEQWADERDRVENMFQNTTLAELPEVRLAAFD, via the coding sequence ATGCTCTCCAAAAGCTGCGAATACGGACTCCGGGCGTCGCTTTACCTTGCTTCTCTGGAGCAGGAGGGATACGTGTCAATTGGCACGATCAGTGAGGAGTTGGACATTTCGTTCCCGTTCCTCACAAAGATCTTCCAGAAGCTCAACGACGCCGGTCTCCTTGACTCTCGTCGAGGGCCGAACGGGGGCGTTGCCCTCACTCTCCCCGCTGAGGAGATCACCCTCTACGAGATTGTCGTCGCGATTGACGGCGATGATCTGTTCGAAGAATGTGTGCTGGGCCTTCCCGGATGTGGCGAGGCAGAACCCTGCCCTCTCCACGAGCAGTGGGCGGACGAGCGGGATCGCGTGGAAAACATGTTTCAGAACACGACCCTCGCTGAACTGCCTGAGGTCCGACTTGCGGCCTTCGATTAA
- a CDS encoding rhodanese-like domain-containing protein yields MADSITTLSTAEFARRVEAPNHNILDVRPMAAYNGWQLNGEPRGGHVPGAKSIPQHWTQYMDWVEVPDEKELDEATPITVYGHTVEAPEAMADNLARLGYENISLYPDFVEEWTADPNRPLRRLDRYRQLVPPAWVRDLIHGNAPDGYDGEEYVLCHAHFNDRSDYDNGHIPGAIPLNTNRLESPETWNRRSPAELKTALEELGIRHDTTVVLYGRFSHPTYEQEHPAQSAGHLGAMRCAAIMLHTGVEDVKILNGGMNRWESTDYAVSTDLTSPTPVDDFGVEVPAHPEYMVDLPKAQSLLDAEDGELVSVRSWTEFIGEWSGYHYIDETGRIPGAIFGNCGSDAYHMENYRNFDYTTREFPEIAEKWIEGGITPDKHIAFYCGTGWRGSEAFMNAYLMGWPRISVYDGGWYEWAHHPDTPTATGPPTTPA; encoded by the coding sequence ATGGCTGATTCGATCACGACCCTTTCGACTGCGGAGTTCGCCCGCCGCGTAGAGGCTCCCAACCACAATATTCTTGACGTGCGCCCAATGGCTGCCTACAATGGATGGCAGCTGAATGGGGAGCCTCGCGGGGGGCACGTGCCCGGGGCCAAAAGTATTCCGCAACACTGGACCCAGTATATGGACTGGGTGGAGGTTCCCGACGAGAAGGAGTTGGACGAAGCCACTCCGATCACCGTGTACGGGCACACCGTTGAGGCCCCCGAAGCGATGGCTGACAACTTGGCCCGTCTGGGATACGAGAACATCAGCCTCTACCCCGACTTCGTGGAAGAATGGACGGCTGACCCCAATCGCCCCCTCCGCCGCCTCGACCGCTACCGGCAGCTTGTGCCCCCTGCCTGGGTGCGAGATCTCATTCACGGCAACGCGCCCGACGGGTACGATGGAGAAGAATACGTGCTCTGTCATGCGCACTTCAACGACCGATCGGATTACGACAACGGTCACATTCCCGGGGCAATCCCCCTCAACACGAACCGGCTCGAATCGCCGGAGACCTGGAACCGGCGCTCACCGGCAGAGCTTAAAACTGCGCTCGAAGAGTTGGGCATTCGTCACGACACCACCGTGGTCCTCTATGGTCGATTCTCACACCCGACCTACGAGCAAGAGCATCCCGCCCAGAGCGCCGGCCACCTGGGGGCAATGCGCTGCGCCGCCATCATGCTCCACACAGGTGTTGAGGACGTTAAAATCCTCAATGGCGGCATGAATCGATGGGAATCGACCGACTATGCCGTGTCGACTGACTTAACCTCCCCCACCCCGGTGGACGACTTCGGTGTGGAGGTGCCTGCTCATCCTGAATACATGGTGGATCTGCCGAAGGCACAATCGCTTCTCGATGCCGAGGACGGCGAACTCGTAAGCGTTCGCAGTTGGACGGAGTTCATCGGGGAGTGGAGTGGCTACCACTACATCGATGAAACCGGTCGTATTCCCGGCGCGATCTTCGGCAATTGTGGCAGCGATGCGTACCACATGGAGAATTACCGCAACTTCGACTACACGACGCGGGAGTTTCCGGAGATTGCCGAGAAATGGATAGAGGGCGGCATCACGCCCGACAAGCACATTGCCTTCTACTGTGGCACGGGCTGGCGGGGCAGCGAGGCCTTCATGAATGCGTATCTCATGGGCTGGCCACGGATCTCTGTCTACGACGGCGGCTGGTACGAATGGGCCCACCATCCGGATACGCCGACCGCGACCGGGCCTCCCACTACCCCCGCGTAA
- the ric gene encoding iron-sulfur cluster repair di-iron protein: protein MSLSADTPVAELVTDQPGRARIFEELGIDYCCGGDHSLAEACRKNDLDPETVVRMLNATVQSGTSPSKDWTKASLGSLMDHIVETHHDYLRSELPRLEQLLSRVVQAHGTEVPWLDPTLEVFQTLKLDLETHMMSEEERVFPSIRALTTDGDAPETGLDENGIDKMIREHDDAGTALERLRDLTNGFTPPAGACPKFRAALDGLDELETDMHQHVHKENNILFPRARALA from the coding sequence ATGTCCCTTTCCGCTGACACCCCTGTTGCCGAACTCGTGACCGACCAGCCGGGTCGTGCCCGCATTTTCGAAGAATTAGGCATCGATTACTGTTGCGGGGGCGACCACTCTCTGGCCGAGGCCTGTCGGAAAAATGACCTCGACCCTGAGACTGTGGTCCGCATGTTGAATGCCACCGTGCAGTCTGGGACCTCCCCCTCAAAGGACTGGACCAAAGCATCTCTTGGCTCCCTGATGGACCATATCGTCGAGACGCACCACGACTATCTACGGAGCGAGTTGCCCCGACTGGAGCAGTTGCTCTCTCGGGTGGTGCAGGCACATGGGACCGAGGTGCCCTGGCTGGACCCAACGCTGGAGGTTTTTCAGACGCTCAAGCTGGATCTCGAGACGCACATGATGAGCGAGGAGGAACGGGTCTTTCCCTCCATCCGCGCCCTGACGACAGATGGGGATGCTCCCGAAACCGGCCTGGATGAGAATGGGATCGACAAGATGATTCGTGAACACGATGATGCCGGAACGGCTCTGGAGCGTCTTCGCGACCTCACGAACGGGTTTACCCCTCCCGCGGGGGCGTGCCCAAAATTCCGGGCCGCACTGGACGGGCTCGACGAACTGGAAACGGATATGCACCAACACGTCCACAAGGAAAACAACATCCTCTTCCCTCGCGCCCGCGCTCTGGCGTGA
- a CDS encoding ZIP family metal transporter, whose amino-acid sequence MIETNVLTVVLAAGVTAITTGLGALPFLFVQQFSDWWLGVFNAAAGGLMLAASHSLVVEGSSLGEARTLIGILVGLAAIVLANTLIQSQDGHDVAELAGADARKALLILGVMTAHSFAEGVGVGVSFGGGDELGMFITAAIAVHNIPEGLAISLVLIPRGTPLWKAAGWSIFTSLPQPLMALPAFLFVLFFEPFLPVGLGLAAGAMIWMVFAELIPDALETTSGPTVGTAVTLAFAFLFAFQNFVLHV is encoded by the coding sequence ATGATTGAGACCAACGTACTAACGGTCGTTCTAGCCGCCGGCGTAACGGCCATTACGACCGGCCTCGGCGCACTGCCATTTCTTTTTGTCCAGCAGTTTAGCGATTGGTGGCTCGGGGTCTTTAATGCCGCGGCTGGAGGGTTAATGTTGGCCGCAAGCCATAGCCTGGTGGTTGAAGGCTCGTCCCTGGGGGAGGCGCGAACCCTCATCGGCATTCTCGTGGGGCTTGCGGCCATCGTTCTCGCCAATACGCTGATTCAGTCGCAGGACGGCCACGACGTTGCTGAGTTGGCGGGGGCCGATGCGCGAAAGGCCTTACTTATTCTAGGAGTCATGACGGCGCATTCGTTCGCGGAGGGGGTCGGCGTGGGGGTGTCCTTTGGAGGGGGCGATGAGCTTGGAATGTTTATCACCGCCGCGATTGCCGTTCACAATATTCCCGAAGGGTTAGCGATCAGTCTCGTGCTCATTCCACGAGGGACGCCGTTGTGGAAGGCTGCAGGATGGAGCATTTTTACCAGTTTGCCACAACCCTTGATGGCACTTCCTGCATTCCTGTTTGTGCTCTTCTTTGAGCCATTTTTGCCCGTCGGGTTGGGGCTCGCAGCGGGGGCTATGATCTGGATGGTGTTTGCTGAACTGATTCCGGATGCGCTTGAGACCACGTCCGGGCCGACCGTTGGGACGGCTGTCACCCTTGCGTTTGCTTTTCTGTTTGCCTTTCAGAACTTCGTCCTCCATGTCTAG
- a CDS encoding cbb3-type cytochrome c oxidase subunit I encodes MNLALLSNPYDEQGFRTCSVTGLNVHRSAERPTKLFVLSAVLSMVLGGIAALFVALTRWEAVGVLSAPAFYKWLSIHAWSLLIFWMVFMEIGILYVGGPMVLGRRLPVPHLAKAGWGLMVGSAGLILYSIWISTPPNYQPLLTSYAPLKSHPLFYVGAILFILGTIVAALPFFVAIWQEKSTHPHKTLPLVTFGAFMTSIIALESLIGGLITYVPTFFWRIGWVEHIDAAWYRQMYWTIGHGTQQINLVAMITIWYFMTYVAGGAEVVSEKVSRTAFILYVFFINMGAAHHLLSDPAVSSQWRMWNCSYATYGAVLASLIHAFALPAGLEVGRRKKGLGDGWFGWLKSAPWSDPGFSATAFSIILFGFLGGTTGVLMGQMQLNTLRHNTLAVPGHFHGTVAVGTTLAFMGFLFYGIKLLFRRDWIAKGLARAQPFFYAGAMSIAVMAMMSVGIVYGLPRRHPSTTSIPGTDFSFAAASPLLAAMGIMAILAILAGAAFVIVAVGSLLFGEELSPADMLPNYSTLPETDQPTHAISMRGTAALTGFFLLVLGALYGLDWMWLAHLWEFGL; translated from the coding sequence ATGAACCTCGCACTGCTCAGTAACCCGTACGACGAACAGGGCTTCCGGACGTGCTCCGTTACAGGCCTCAATGTCCACCGGTCGGCGGAGCGGCCCACGAAGCTGTTCGTCCTTTCTGCCGTCCTGTCGATGGTCCTCGGCGGGATTGCGGCGCTTTTTGTCGCCCTGACGCGCTGGGAGGCCGTGGGCGTGCTTTCCGCCCCGGCGTTCTATAAGTGGCTCAGTATCCACGCGTGGAGCCTGCTCATCTTCTGGATGGTGTTCATGGAAATCGGGATCCTGTACGTGGGCGGGCCGATGGTGCTGGGCCGTCGCCTACCGGTTCCCCACCTCGCCAAAGCGGGCTGGGGGCTCATGGTCGGATCCGCCGGCCTCATTCTCTACTCCATCTGGATCAGTACGCCCCCCAACTATCAGCCGCTGCTCACCTCCTATGCCCCCCTGAAGTCGCACCCTCTCTTCTACGTCGGGGCCATTCTCTTCATCCTCGGGACCATTGTCGCAGCCCTTCCCTTCTTCGTCGCCATCTGGCAGGAAAAAAGCACGCATCCCCACAAAACCCTGCCGTTGGTCACCTTTGGTGCATTCATGACCTCCATCATCGCGCTGGAGTCGCTGATTGGGGGTCTCATTACCTACGTGCCCACCTTCTTTTGGCGCATCGGCTGGGTAGAGCACATTGACGCCGCCTGGTACCGACAGATGTACTGGACCATCGGCCACGGCACGCAGCAGATCAACCTCGTGGCGATGATCACGATCTGGTACTTCATGACGTACGTGGCGGGGGGAGCCGAAGTCGTAAGTGAGAAGGTGTCGCGCACGGCGTTCATCCTCTACGTCTTCTTCATCAACATGGGGGCGGCGCATCACCTGCTCTCCGATCCCGCCGTCTCGTCGCAGTGGCGCATGTGGAACTGCTCGTACGCCACCTACGGCGCGGTCCTGGCAAGTTTAATTCATGCCTTTGCCCTGCCCGCCGGGCTGGAGGTCGGCCGCCGGAAGAAGGGGCTGGGCGATGGCTGGTTCGGCTGGCTGAAAAGCGCTCCGTGGTCCGACCCCGGTTTTTCCGCCACTGCGTTCAGCATCATTCTGTTCGGATTTCTGGGCGGTACCACCGGCGTCCTTATGGGACAAATGCAGCTCAATACGCTGCGCCACAATACGTTGGCTGTGCCCGGCCACTTTCACGGCACTGTGGCGGTTGGCACCACACTTGCCTTCATGGGCTTCCTGTTCTACGGCATCAAGCTGCTGTTCCGCCGCGACTGGATCGCGAAGGGACTGGCCCGCGCGCAACCGTTTTTCTATGCTGGCGCCATGAGCATAGCGGTGATGGCCATGATGTCGGTTGGCATCGTCTACGGTCTTCCCCGCCGACACCCCTCTACGACCAGCATCCCCGGCACGGACTTTAGCTTCGCCGCGGCCTCTCCCCTCCTCGCAGCAATGGGAATTATGGCAATTCTCGCCATCCTGGCCGGCGCTGCTTTTGTAATCGTGGCCGTTGGGTCTCTCCTCTTCGGCGAAGAACTCTCCCCCGCCGACATGCTGCCGAATTATTCGACCCTCCCGGAAACCGACCAGCCCACGCATGCCATTTCGATGCGGGGCACCGCGGCCCTCACGGGCTTCTTCCTCCTGGTCCTCGGGGCCCTGTATGGGCTCGACTGGATGTGGCTCGCCCACCTGTGGGAATTCGGATTGTAG
- the hemN gene encoding oxygen-independent coproporphyrinogen III oxidase — protein MQTDLSIDLDLIRRYNQPGPRYTSYPTAPHFTDEYGTEAFRRDLSEASSNTPLSLYLHLPFCQSLCYYCGCHMKVTQNPETIETYLTALKQEIDQLAAAVDTSRPVVQMHWGGGTPTYLSPDQIRDLGAHLRHRFSFASDAEISLEADPRTVTAERMAAAASVGFNRVSFGVQDVNREVQEAINRVQPIAMVEEAVGWAREYDYNGVNVDLIYGLPHQTLDRFDRTLDVTQRLAPDRIAVYSYAHVPSIKNHQRVIDQEALPSPDEKLRLFERALERLTGSQNGRAYRFIGMDHFARPDDPLSVAQDEGTLHRNFQGYSTRAGAEILALGISGISQLSGAYAQNVKAFPAYYDRIESDRLGTYRGYRLTSEDRLRRHVIMQLMCHFHLQKADIEERFAVDFDRRFASALEWLKPMEGDGLVTLTPEAIHVRPEGRLLIRNIAMAFDAYWRTDEEQPVHAQTV, from the coding sequence ATGCAGACGGACCTTTCAATTGATCTCGACCTCATCCGCCGCTACAACCAACCGGGCCCGCGGTACACGAGCTACCCGACAGCCCCGCACTTCACCGACGAGTACGGCACGGAGGCCTTCCGCCGGGACCTCTCAGAGGCCTCCTCGAACACGCCACTCTCCCTGTACCTGCACCTTCCCTTTTGTCAGTCGCTGTGCTACTACTGCGGCTGTCACATGAAGGTGACACAGAATCCGGAGACGATCGAAACGTACCTTACGGCCCTCAAGCAAGAGATTGACCAATTGGCGGCCGCGGTGGACACGTCTCGTCCCGTCGTGCAAATGCACTGGGGAGGCGGCACCCCCACGTATCTGTCCCCCGACCAAATCCGGGACCTCGGCGCACATCTCCGGCATCGATTTTCGTTTGCGTCAGACGCGGAGATCAGTCTGGAAGCGGACCCACGAACAGTAACGGCGGAGCGCATGGCAGCGGCCGCCTCGGTGGGCTTCAACCGAGTCAGCTTCGGGGTGCAGGACGTGAACCGAGAGGTGCAAGAGGCCATCAACCGGGTACAACCGATCGCGATGGTTGAAGAGGCCGTGGGGTGGGCACGGGAGTACGACTATAACGGAGTAAATGTCGATCTCATCTACGGACTCCCTCATCAGACGCTCGACCGTTTCGACCGCACGCTCGACGTGACGCAGCGTCTGGCGCCGGACCGCATCGCCGTCTACAGCTATGCTCACGTCCCGTCCATCAAAAACCACCAGCGAGTCATCGATCAGGAGGCGCTGCCGTCGCCCGACGAAAAGTTGCGTCTCTTCGAACGGGCTCTGGAGCGCCTCACCGGAAGCCAAAATGGGCGCGCCTACCGATTTATCGGCATGGACCACTTCGCGCGCCCCGATGATCCGCTGTCGGTGGCGCAGGACGAGGGCACCCTCCACCGCAACTTTCAGGGCTACTCCACGCGTGCCGGCGCCGAAATTCTGGCGCTGGGCATCTCCGGCATCAGTCAACTGAGCGGAGCCTACGCACAAAATGTGAAGGCCTTTCCGGCGTACTACGATCGGATCGAGAGCGACCGCCTCGGAACCTACCGGGGATACCGGCTCACTTCCGAGGACCGACTGCGCCGACACGTAATCATGCAGCTTATGTGTCACTTCCACCTGCAAAAGGCCGACATTGAAGAACGCTTTGCGGTTGACTTCGATCGTCGATTCGCCTCGGCTCTTGAATGGCTGAAACCAATGGAGGGAGACGGGCTCGTGACGCTTACCCCCGAGGCCATTCACGTGCGCCCAGAAGGCCGACTTCTCATCCGCAACATTGCGATGGCCTTCGATGCCTACTGGAGAACCGACGAGGAGCAGCCCGTCCACGCGCAAACCGTTTGA
- the thiO gene encoding glycine oxidase ThiO produces the protein MPPSSDAENPVLIVGAGTIGLSIGWELARAGTPVEIFDRGEPGRGATWKAGGMLTPDAELQFEEPELYRLNHESLRRWPSFVETLEDATGIDLGFRTEGTLTVAPDEDSAAAMERVYRYQQNIGADVDRLTGAEARDREPFLAPHVAGAVYTDDAQVDNRALVRALVTGIEQQGGALHSPTRIEAVEPDAHSPALRTAAGERIEGRQVIIAAGAWSRQIDGLDDAVRPPVRPVKGQIIELVSRPTFDLQHVVRGPDAYLVPKADDRLLVGATSEEKGFEKSVTGGGLYHLLEGALELVPGIRELTVQNLDVGLRPGTRDNAPLLGPSGAPGVVYATGHYRHGILLTPVTAQEITTYVESGTVSDWLEPFLPTRFAGAAPTA, from the coding sequence ATGCCCCCCTCCTCAGACGCTGAAAATCCGGTTCTTATCGTCGGCGCCGGCACCATCGGCCTCTCCATTGGCTGGGAATTAGCACGCGCCGGAACGCCGGTGGAGATCTTCGATCGTGGGGAGCCGGGCCGCGGGGCTACGTGGAAGGCGGGCGGCATGCTCACGCCCGACGCCGAACTGCAGTTTGAGGAACCGGAGCTGTACCGGTTGAATCACGAAAGCCTGCGGCGCTGGCCGTCGTTTGTGGAGACGCTGGAGGATGCAACCGGAATCGACCTGGGCTTTCGTACGGAGGGCACGCTCACTGTGGCCCCCGATGAGGATAGTGCCGCCGCAATGGAGCGCGTCTACCGCTACCAACAGAACATTGGCGCCGACGTGGACCGCCTGACAGGCGCTGAGGCACGCGACCGGGAGCCCTTTCTCGCTCCTCACGTGGCCGGAGCCGTGTATACCGACGATGCGCAGGTCGACAATCGGGCCCTCGTGCGCGCACTGGTCACGGGCATCGAGCAGCAGGGCGGGGCCCTCCACTCCCCCACGCGCATTGAGGCAGTAGAGCCGGATGCTCACTCCCCTGCCCTCCGGACGGCCGCGGGAGAAAGAATCGAGGGACGACAGGTCATCATCGCGGCCGGAGCATGGTCGCGTCAAATCGACGGACTGGACGATGCGGTTCGTCCCCCCGTTCGTCCCGTCAAAGGCCAAATCATCGAGCTGGTGAGCCGTCCGACCTTCGACCTCCAGCACGTCGTTCGCGGGCCGGACGCCTACCTGGTCCCGAAGGCAGACGACCGTCTCCTCGTAGGAGCGACAAGTGAGGAGAAGGGCTTCGAGAAATCCGTGACGGGCGGTGGACTCTACCACCTTTTGGAAGGAGCTTTGGAGCTCGTGCCCGGAATTCGAGAACTCACGGTCCAGAATCTCGACGTCGGCCTTCGCCCTGGCACCCGCGACAATGCTCCCCTCCTCGGCCCCTCTGGTGCCCCCGGCGTGGTCTATGCCACGGGCCATTATCGACACGGCATCTTGCTTACCCCCGTTACCGCTCAGGAAATCACGACGTACGTCGAGTCCGGAACCGTCTCCGACTGGCTGGAGCCTTTCCTCCCCACCCGCTTCGCCGGCGCGGCCCCAACCGCCTGA